In a single window of the Vibrio celticus genome:
- a CDS encoding oxidoreductase, producing the protein MTRSRASQPGDVANDMMATYYAQRATAGLIISEGTQISPMGKGYA; encoded by the coding sequence ATGACTCGCTCGCGTGCAAGTCAGCCGGGTGATGTCGCCAACGACATGATGGCGACCTATTATGCTCAGCGAGCTACGGCAGGCCTGATCATTTCAGAAGGCACACAAATTTCGCCGATGGGCAAAGGCTATGCTTGA